The genomic stretch AACCCTTAAACATTTTTGGGGTTACGATCAATTTAGAGATGCGCAAGAACAGATTATAGACTCTGTTATTAACAGAAAAGACACCTTAGTTCTTCTTCCCACCGGTGCCGGAAAATCATTATGTTATCAGCTTCCCGCTTTGCTTCAGGAAGGAACTTGTCTTGTCATTTCACCTTTATTGGCATTGATGAAAGATCAGGTCAACCAATTAAAATTCAGAGGAATTGAAGCAGAATATCTTAGTTCGGAATTGGATGAGTTTGATGCCGAAGTCATTTATAACAGATGCAAAGACGGCCTCACAAAATTATTATATGTCTCACCCGAAAGATTAACCAATAAATTATTTATTCAACAAATTGAGGAAATTCAGTTGTCATTTATTGCAGTCGATGAAGCGCACTGTATTTCAGAATGGGGACAAGATTTCAGACCCAGTTATCAGAACATTAAAGATTTCAGAAAAAACAATCCGGAAATTACGTGTCTTGCATTAACCGCAACGGCAACTCCAAAAGTTTTAGATGAAATTAAAAATAAACTGGAACTTAAAGATCCACAGGTATTTCAAAAAAGTTTCAAAAGAGACAATATTAAAATTTTCACCGAAGAGATTTCAGATAAATATCAAAAGGTTTTTAACATCCTTAAATACGCTAAAGAGTCGGGAATCATCTATGTGAGAACCCGAAAAGATGCCGAATTACTCACTGAATTTCTTCACAGACATAAGATTCAGAATGTTGATTATTTCCATGCAGGGTTATCAACAAAAGAAAAAAACGAAAGACAAAATTTCTGGAACAACAGTGATCAAAATGTATTAATCTCAACCAATGCTTTTGGGATGGGAATCGATAAAGATAATGTACGCTTCGTCATTCACTTCTCTCCTTCTCAGTCGATTGAAAATTATTATCAGGAAATAGGGCGTGCCGGAAGAGATGGAAAAAAAAGTTATGCATTCATGCTTTGGAACAAACAGGAGATTTCAAATTTTGATCAAATTCTAAGAAATCAGATTCCAAATAAAGCTGAGTTTCTAAAGATTATCTCTTATTTGTATTCCAAATTTCAGGTGGCTGAATTTGAGCTTCCCGAAAAAGTTTTCCAATTAAATGCTTCAGGAATCCAAAGTTTCACGAAACTTTCAACAGCGAAGATTAAAAACGTTCTGAATTTCCTTCATACCCAGGAAATCATTTTCCACAACAGCAACAAAAGTTTATCGTCACTCGAACTTTTAATTAAGCCTGATGAAATTGATCAGCTTCCCCAGAAAGATGCTTATTTTATCGAACTTCTTTTGCGTTCCGTTTCAGGAATTACAACACACAAAGTGATGTTTAGCGAGCAAAATGTAAGCAATAAAATAGGAGTGAGTATTCATCTGATCAAAGAACGTCTGAAAGAATTACAGCAGAAAAATTATCTTGAATATATTGATGGAGCTTTGGCAAGTGTAAAATTTTTGAAACCACGGGACGAAAGAGCTATCAACAGCCTATATTGGAATCTTTTTGAGCATATTCAGAAAAACAAAATCCAGAAATGGGAAGAGATGAAATTTTTCATCGAGGACAATCAATACTGCAAAATGAAATTGATCCTCTCCTACTTTGGCGAAAAAAACACTAAAAACTGCGGACAATGCACTGTATGCGAAAAAAACAAACAATCTATCTTTGGTAAAAATGTTTCTCTGGAAATCTTGAATGTTTTAAATAAAAAGCCAGCAACTATTGAAGAAATTTCTGTGCAGTTACAATTTCAGACCAAAGAAAATATATTAGAAAATCTTATTTTCTTATTAGATTCCGGAAAAGTAAAAATGCTGAATTTTAGAACGTATGCGTTGACATAAGTAATAAGTAATAACAATTAAAAAATTCATAACTCATAATTTCTAACTTATAACTCAAGAGTTTATCTTTGCATTATGAAATCATTGAAAGTCGTTTTTTTGGGCACTCCGGAGTTTGCAAAGACTGCATTGGAAGCCATTCATCAATCTCATCACGAAGTTGTAGGCGTTGTAACCGTTGCCGATAAAGCAAGCGGACGAGGACAAAAGATCAATCAGTCTCCTGTAAAAATTTATACTTCCGAAAACAATATTCCTGTTTTTCAACCTGAAAAATTGAGAAATCCTGAATTTTTAGAAGAATTAAGAAAATTAGATGCTGATGTTTTTGTAGTAGTCGCTTTCAGAATGATGCCTAAAGTATTGTTTGAAATGCCAAAAATGGGAACTTTCAATCTTCATGCTTCATTGCTTCCAGATTACAGAGGTGCCGCTCCAATTAATTATGCGGTAATTAACGGTGAAGAAAAAACTGGTGCAACCACTTTCTTTATTAACGAAAAAATTGATGAAGGAAATATTTTATTACAGGAAGAAATTCCGGTTTTAGAAAATGAAAATGCAGGAAGTTTGCACGACAGATTAATGGAAATGGGTTCAAAATTGGTGGTAAAAACATTGGATGGACTAGCAGAAAATTCAATCATAGAAAAACCTCAGCCTGAAGTAGAACATCCTAAAAATGCTTTTAAAATCTTCAAAGAAGACACCAGAATCGACTGGACGAAAAATTCAAAAGAAGTTCATCAGTTTATTTTAGGAATGTCGCCTTATCCGGCAGCTTTCACGACTTTAAAAATTGGTGAAGAAGAAAAAGGATTAAAAATATACAACGGAAAATTTGAACTTTCAGATCACGGAAAACCAATCGGAAGTTTAGAAATTTCAAAAAATGAATTTAAAATCTATACAAAAGACGGAATGTATTTCCCTTCAGAATTACAGTTGGAAGGAAAGAAAAGAATGAATGTTAAAGATTTTCTAAACGGATTTAGAAATTTCGACGAAATAAAAATGGCTTGAGAAAATCAAGCCATTTTTTATTGTGAATAGTGAATTTTCTCTGAAGTCAATTAATTTCATTGTCAATTCAAAAACTGCAACAAATTCACTTGCGAAGCAAAATTGACTTTTGACAATTCACATTTTAATATTTCACTTTTAAAGTTGAACCATCTCTGTCACCTCAACATCATAACCTCCAACCTGAGGTTTTACAGTAGGATTTTGAGTGATTACTTTAAATTTATTAATTCCTAAATTTTTCAGAATCTGAGTTCCGATTCCGTAATCTCTGTAATTGAAAGCAGCAGTTGGATGCTTTTGCTGTCCGTCCTGATAATTTAAAAACTGCTGTAATTTTTTTAGTGTATTTTCAGAATTAGATACATTATTAATAAAAATTATCGCTCCTTTTCCTGCTTCATTCACCATTGATGTTACTTTTTCCAACAATGGTTTTTCACCGTTATTTAATCTTGTCAACACATCAAAATAAGAATCAGAAGACTGTACTCTCACCAAAACCGGCTCATCTACAGCCCAGCTCCCTTTTGTTAAAGCAAAGTGGATCTGATCGTTTGAGGTTTCTCTGAAAGCAAAAAAGTCAAATTCACCATAAGCAGTGTTTACTTTTCTTTCTTCCAGTCTTTCGATAAGATTTCCTTTTTTAAGCTGATAATGAATCAGATCTTCAATAGATACGATCTTCATATCATGTTTCTGAGCAAAAGCAAACAATTCCGGCAAACGAGACATCGATCCGTCTTCATTCATAATCTCACAGATCACTCCACCTTCTTTCAAACCTGCAAGACAAGTAAGATCGATTGCTGCTTCGGTGTGGCCCGCTCTTTTCAGAACGCCACCTTTTCTTGCACGAAGAGGGAAAATATGACCCGGACGCATAAAATCTGTAGGCTTAGACTTTTCATTCATCAAAGCTAAAACGGTTTTTGCTCTGTCCTGAGCAGAAATTCCGGTAGAAGTTCCGTCACCTAAAAGGTCTACAGAAACGGTAAATGCAGTCTCTTTAGGATCGCTGCTTCGGCTTACCATTACATCTAATCCTAATTCATCACATCTTTTTTCAGGAAGCGGCATACAAATAAGCCCTCTTCCGTGAACAGCCATAAAATTGATCAGTTCAGGTGTCGTTAGTTCGGCAGCACAAAGAAAATCACCTTCATTTTCTCTGTCTTCATCGTCTACCACTATGATTATTTTACCATTTTTAAGGTCTTCAATGGCCTCAGGAATAGTATTTAATTTAATATCAGACATTTTTACTTTAAATTTTCGCAAAGATACTCATAAAAATAAGCATCAACAATTAATATGAGCGGTTTGTGCGACCGCTTTCGCTTAACTATAAAAGTTGCAGAAGATTTTAACACATGAGTCATATAAGTTTTTAGCCAAAGCTTTGAAATATTGAGAATACATAATTTTCAAAATGTTTGATTTTCATTTTAAACTTAAAAATATCTGCGTCAATCTGTGAAATCTGCGGGATTTAAAATTAAAACAAAGAATCTGTGGCTTTCCTTATAATCTCATACGATTCCAGTCTTTTCTGGTGGTCATAGATATGAGAATTGATCATCAATTCATCCACCTGATATTTTTCCTGAAAGTTTTTAATCTGTTCAGCAATTTCATCTTGATTTCCGATAAAACTAAATTTTAATTTCTGTAAAACCATCGATTTTTCCGTCGCCGACCAAACAGTATCCATATCTTCAATCGGTGCTGGAAAAGGTTTCCTGTCGTTTCTGATAATATTAATGAACGCCTGAAATAAAGTCGTAGAAAGAAAGTGTGCTTCTTCAGAAGTTTCTGCAGCAACACCGTTCACACAAGCCAAAACATAAGGTTTGTCTAAATATTTTGAAGGCTCAAAATGTTCTCTATAAATTTTAAAAGCCATATCCATTTGTTCAGGAGCAAAATGTCCTGCAAAAGCATACGGAAGACCCAATTCTGCAGCCAACCAGGCGCTATCTGTACTAGAACCGAGAATATACATCGGAATATCTAAACCCTCACCCGGAATTGCACGAACCAAAGCATTTGAATTTTCTTTGGAAAAGTATTTCTGCAATTCTAAAATCTGTCTCGGGAATTGCTCATTGATGATTGCCGGATTTCTTCCTAAAGCCTGCGCCGTCAGACCATCTGTTCCCGGAGCTCTTCCCAAACCAAGATCAATTCTTCCCGGGAAAAGTGATTCTAAAGTTCCGAATTGTTCGGCAATAACTAAAGAGCTGTGATTTGGAAGCATAATTCCTCCAGAGCCGACTCTTATTTTTTTTGTTCCGTTGGCGATAAAACCTATCAAAACCGAGGTTGCGGAACTGGCAATGCTTTCCATATTGTGATGTTCGGCAAGCCAGAATCTTTTATAATCTAAATTTTCAGCAAAGTTTGCCAAAGACAGACTGTCCTGAAAAGTATCGTGAATGGTTTTCCCCTGTTTTACGGGAGCCAAATCAAGCACGGATATATTAAAATTTTTCATTTATTAAATTTAACCAAGCAAAGTTAAGGCTAATAAATTGCATTGGTTACTTTTTGTAATTGATGGAATTGATTGGTGTGTTGTGGGAAAAACTATTAGAAGTTGTACAATATTTTTATATTTAAGGTAAAATTTTTACGTAATGATATATTCACAAAATAAAATTGAATTCATTATAAAAGATGGGAGTTCTTCAAACTTTCATGAAGAAATTATTCACAATAAAAATTCAAGAAGATATAAACTTAATTTAACTACGTCCCAATATCACGAAACGAGAATTTTCTGGAACTTATCATCATCAAAATTTAGAGACGATCTTGGATTTGAATTCTATCAATACCAATCATCACGAAACAAATTAAATAACGGACTTTTGGCCGAAACAATTGTTTCATTACTGAATTCCACAAAAATTTTTGGAAATTATTCAGCACAAAAAAATGATTTTTTGAAAATTTGGCTAGAATACAAACATCCTATAATCCACAATAAATCAAGGCCTTATATTGGAGATTTTATTTCATTCATCTATAATAAAGAATGGAAAATAAACAATGGTTATGATCATACTGATTTTGAATATGAAACATTACAGGAAGGTGAAATAATATTATTTTAGCTATTATTTTTCTCCTTCTGATACGTAAAATGATTAATCAAAATCCTAATTTCATTAAATTCAAAATCATTTGGTAACGCAGTTTTCCATTCATTTAAAGTTTCCTTTGGATCTCTGTGAAACATTTCCTTAAACGTTTTAATTTTATCGGAAGTAATCACTCTTGCAATATCCAACAAACCTTGTTCAGCAAATTTCGCCAAATGACCAATCACCGTTTCTTTTACCAAACCTCTTTCCATCGCAATTTCCGAGATCGTTTTCCCCTCTTCAAACAACTGGAAAGTAAGAACCTGAGACGGAACTTTTGCAATTTTCATGCTGACCTCCTTATCATTTTTTTCATCCAGAAGTTTGGTTTCCAGCAAATGAATTTCCTTTAGACTGTTCAGGTATTCTTCAATATCTTCAAGCCAGTTTTTGAGTTCTTCATTGTATTGTTTTAATCCTTTGGCGCCTTTTATTTCAGCATAAAAATCTTTTAGCGGATTAAAAACTTTATCTCTGATTTCTGTAAAAAAGAAATTCACCGCCCCTTTTGATTTGCTTTCAATCTCTGACCAGTCTTCTTTCTTTTCAATAAATAGATTCACTTTCTGGAAAATAATCCGCTCCAGTTTTTCAAAAATCTTACCCAAATTCAAAACATCTCGCTTCAACTGAAGATACAGCTGATTAGATTTTGAACGGTCGATACTTTTGGTAACAATTGAAAGGTTATTCCACTGTTCTACTTCTTTTAAAAACCATTGACAATCTAGCGTACGAAGCAGTTTTCTGATGCTGTAATCGTATTTTTCCTGATTTAAAATACTTTCTACGTTATCATTTGCCTGCGTTTCGCCCTGAAATTTCAGAATACGGTTGTCTTTAAAAATAACTTCTGGAGTAATTTTAGATTTTAAAACAATTCCCTCCAACGTTCGGCAACGTGACAAGGCAACGTAAACCTGACCCGCAGTAAAGCTTTTTCCGGCATCAATAATCACTTTATCAAACGTCAAACCCTGACTTTTGTGAATCGTCACCGCCCAAGCCAATTTTATAGGAAACTGCTCAAAGCTTCCCAACACTTCTTCTTTGATATTTTTATCGGTGTCGAGAGAGTATTTTTTCTGTTCCCAAACTTCCCTTTTTACCGTAATTTCTCTTTCGCTTCCGTCAAGAATGACTTTAATTTCGTTTTCGTCTAGAGAAGAAATTTCGCCTAATTTACCATTGAAATATTTTTTTTCACCTGAAATATCATTTCTGATAAACATGACTTGAGCTCCGACCTTTAATTCTAAAAACTGCTCATTCGGATATTGATTTTCTTTAAACTCACCAAAAAGTTTAGCTTCGTAAGACTTGGGACTTACTTTTATATCTTTCAGTTTTTCTTGATTGATATCGTCTGCCATTTTGTTGTGCGAACAGAGATAAACGTAAGGTTCTTCTCCGGCTTCAAAACCCGGATCATATCTTTCGTTCAGATGATTAAAATCTATATTGGCAACATCGCCGTCACGAATAGCATTTAATATTTCTAAAAATTCCTGATCGGTTTGACGGTACACTTTTGTCAATTCAATCGTCAGTAACGGAATATCTTTAATCGCCAAACTGTCGAAAAAGAAAGGCGAATTGTAAAACATTTTTAAAACATGCTCGTCTCTCACCACCGGTGGAAGCTGATACAAATCTCCGATGAACAACATCTGAACGCCACCAAAACGCTGATTATTTCTACGAATAAATCTCAAAGAAAAATCCATCATATCCAAAACATCGGCACGAAGCATCGAAACCTCATCAATAATCAAAACCTCAACTTCTCTTAAGAGTTTAAGCTTATCTTTTCTATATTTGAAATGCTGCTGAAGATCGATAATATTATTCGCCAAACTACTGTCGATACGGTCTGTGGTCGGCAAAAAAGTACGCAAAGGCAACCCAAACATCGAGTGAATGGTAACTCCGCCAGCATTGATTGCAGCAATTCCGGTGGGCGCTACAACAATGTGCTTTTTTTTCGTTTTCTTTACAAATTCGTTTAGAAATGTGGTCTTCCCCGTTCCTGCTTTTCCTGTAAGAAAAACGCTTCGGCTGGTGTATTCAATTAAGTCAAAAAAATGATTGTTCATCGTCTGCAAAATTACGGAAAATGTGAATAGGCATAAACTTTGATTCGCTTAAAAAAAATAATTTATGAAAAATTCTCTCATTAAATACTCAGCTCTTGCATTAATCAGCGCATTTACAATGACTTCATGCGCCTCCTCAAAGTCTGCTGACAATACGAATTTGCCCATAGATATTCTGGATAGACCTGCTGATGAAAGCAGCAAAAAATATGATGAAGCCAATTTAGATAAATTAAAAAGCATCATCGAATCTGAAATCGCTAAAGAAAAATGCACCACATCTTCAGACTGGGCTTTTGCGCCAATGGGAGCTAAAGCTTGCGGTGGACCCGTCTCATATATTGCTTATCCTAAAAAACTGGAGACTTCAATTCTTACAAGAATTGAAAATTATACCCAGACCATGTCTGAATTTAATAAAAAATACGGCATTACTTCAGATTGTATGATGATTGCAGAACCATCGGGCATAAGATGCCAAGACGAAAAAGCAGTTTTGATTTATTAATAATTTAAATTAGTTTTTTACTGCATGATAAAAAATATTTTAACCGCTAAAGATTCAAAAGAAATAATAACGAAAATAAAATTCAAAAGTTTACAAAATGTAAAAAACCTACATTGTCAATCATTTTTGCAAACTTTTGAATAATTTAAGCCCAGAAAAATCTTTTGAATCTTTTGCGGTTAAAAAGACACTATTTACTAAAAAAGCTCTGAACTAATAGTCAGAGCTTTTTACATTTATTTTTTTGTGACCTTAATCTTTATACCAAGAAGAATATTTCACATAATTATCTGCAATTCTGTTCACTTCACCTTCCAGAAGTACCGCAGAAATATCTTTAATTTTTCTGGCAGGAACACCACCCCAAACCTCACCAGATTTGATATGAGTTCCTTGCGTTACCACAGAACCTGCGCCAACAATAGAGTTTTCTTCAATTGTACAGTCATCCATTACGATAGAACCCATTCCAACTAAAACATTGTCGTGAATTCTGCATCCGTGAACGATTGCGTTGTGACCGATCGAAACATTATTGCCGATTTCCAGAGGAAACCTTTCATACGTACAGTGCAACATGGCATTATCCTGCACATTTACTTTTTCGCCCATCTTGATATAGTTCACATCACCTCTTATTACTGCATTGTACCAAATACTGCAGTTTTGCCCCATCACGACATCACCAATAATAGTTGCGGTCTCTGCCAAAAATGTATTTGCTCCAATTTGCGGTGTCTTTCCTAAAAGTTCTTTTATAAGTGCCATTTAAAATAATTTGAAAATTTGATAATAAGCTAATTTGAAAATTAAATCTGAAATTGCAAATTACAGTGATAGCAAAAATCTAACTCTCAACATCTAGCTTCTAACTTCTAAATCCGTATTTTTGTATTCTCAAATTTAACGAAAAAATGCGTACGATACTTATAGAACCAACAGAAAACCCAAAAGTGATGAAATTTGTTGCTGATTACAACTTGATTCCCGGGTCTTTAGAGTTGGACAGAGATTCAGATATATCAGAAATTCCTTTGGCACAAGAGCTTTTTAATTATCCTTTTGTTGAAAGAGTTTTTATTACCGCCAACTTTGTAGCAATTGCAAAACAGGATACTGTAGAATGGGAACATGTTGTTGACAGTCTGAAAAATGTAATTGAAGACGAGCTTCTGGCAAATCCAAGAATTTACCTTCAGAAGAAAAAAGAAATGATTGAGATTTATGCTGAAATGACTCCGAATCCTAATGCAATGAAATTTGTGGCAAGCAAAATGCTGATGGACGGTTTTGTAGAAGTAAAATCTAGAAACGAAGCTGAAGGAGTTCCTTTGGCTCAGGCTATTTTTACAGAATTTGATTTTGCGAAAGAAGTATTTATTTCAGATAATTTTGTAGCGGTTACCAGAGACAATTCTGTTGAATGGCATCAGGTAATGATGGCAGTTCGTGGTTATATTGCAGAATATCTTCAAAGCGGAGGTATAATTTCAAATATAGAATCTCAAAAACACGAAAATCCTGTAGAAAAGATCATCAACAGAGATTACACCGATGACGAGCAGAAAATTTCAGATATCTTAAATGAATATGTTGCTCCTGCAGTAGAGAACGATGGCGGAAAAATTTCTTTAATGGAATATGATGCTGCCAACAAAACGGCAAAGATGTTGCTACAAGGTGCTTGTTCAGGCTGCCCAAGTTCAACAGCTACCTTAAAAGGCGGAATTGAAAATATTTTAAAACAATTCGTTCCGGAATTAGTAGAAAGAGTGGAAGCCGTAAACGGATAAAAATATTAGTAATAAGTAATAAGTAATTTTAAATACTGCTTATTGCTCATTACCAATTACTCATTACTTATATATATGAAAGGAATATTATTAGTGAATCTCGGTTCACCAAGATCTACCTCTGTACCTGATGTACGAGAATATCTGGATGAATTTTTGATGGACGAAAAGGTGATTGATTACCGATGGTTTTTCCGTGCACTTTTGGTACAGGGAATTATTTTAAATACAAGACCCACAAAATCTGCCGAAGCTTACAAAACAGTTTGGACCGATGAAGGTTCGCCATTGATTGTGATCACTCAGAAAATTCAGAAAAAACTTCAAAAACTCGTTGATGTTCCGGTAGAAATCGGGATGCGATATGCGCAACCAAGTATTGAAGCCGGTATTCAGAAGTTAGTCGATCAAGGAGTTTCTGAGATTGTTCTTTTCCCGTTGTATCCGCAATATGCGATGAGCACAACGGAAACTGTGATTGAAAAAGCAGAAGAAGTAAGAAAGAAGAAATTCCCGGGAATTAAAATCAATTACATTCAGCCTTTTTACAATAGAGAAATTTACATCGACTGTCTTGCAGAAAGCATCAGAGAAAAACTTCCTGAAAATTTTGATGCATTACAGTTTTCGTATCACGGCGTTCCGGAAAGGCACATCTATAAAACAGATCCTACAAACACCTGTAATCTGAATGATTGCTGCTCCAGAGAAAATAATCCGAGTCATCAGTTTTGTTACCGTCATCAATGTTTTGATGTGACCAATTCTGTGATTAAAAAATTAGGTTTGCCTAAAGAAAAAGTGATGGTCACTTTCCAGTCAAGATTAGGGAAAGACAAATGGATGGAACCTTACACTGATGAAACTTTAGAAACCATCGGCAAAAAAGGAATTAAAAACCTTGCAATTGTTTGTCCGGCTTTCGTTTCCGACTGTCTGGAAACTTTGGAAGAGATTTCTGTAGAAGGAAAACATCAGTTTGAGCATGGTGGCGGAGAAAATTTCCACTATATTCCCTGTCTGAACGATGAAGACCGCTGGATTGACGTTGTAAAAACTCTCTGTGAAGAGAAGCTTAATGAGTTTTATCTAGTTTAAATCTTATTTTTAAAAATACAAAAGGACATTTGATAATCAGATGTCCTTTTTCTATTTAATTCCAATAACACCCCCCCAAAAAAAACACTAAAAACCATTAATAAATTAATTTTTTAGAAAATAAGTATAATTTTAATAGGGGTATATTTTATTTTTTAAATATTTTTCATACTTTTACCCTATCAAAAGATAGACATTACCTAAAATTTTTAGAAATAATGGATACAAGTATAGAAATCTTAAAAAAGAAGATTGAAAATTTCACTCCGGAACTTGCAGAGGCATTCATTAGAATTGTTGACAATCTCGATGCAACTGTAAAATCTAATGCTTCGCAGTTTCAGCTTGATGAAGTTTCCAGCAGAATTCAGTTTCACACAGAAAATCCTGCTACGAAACTTGATTTCTTTGAAAACATATCAGAATTAGAAAAAATCTGTGCGTAATGAAAGTTTTACTGTCATCAATTGCAAAAAATGACATTAGAATGCTGATGCGGGTCTTTAATGCGGAGGAGGAAAATAAAGACAAGTATTTTTTGAATGATTTAAAAGAATCGATCAATACTATTTTGAACGATTACGAAAAATTAGATATAAAAACCAGGGAACTTCAGGTTTATAAAACGGAAAATTTCCCGGTACAGATTTATTATTTGTTTGAAGATAATGATAGTCTTTTTATAACGGCAATTTTTAAGGAAAATAATTAAGAATCCTTTTGTATAGAACTTTTTTGACATTATTATATAGTTTAATTTTTCTGTTGATGTCTAGTTATTAAGACATTAAACACTTTCGACAGACCTTCCAAATGTGCAAAATTTGGAAGGTTTTTTATTTTAAAATATAAAATTCCTGTATTATCTCACCGGCGTTCTGAATTCTCCGTATCCTGCCAAACCATCATAATTTCTTCCGAAAGGTTTATAATATAAAAATGCCTGATACAAATTTTCTGTCTGCCAAAAATTACCGTTAACTTCTCCAAGATTCAATGATCCGTTTGCTTCCTTGGAAGCTAAAATATAATTATAAAAACCTTGCTTCATATAAATTTTTGCAATGTATTGTTTAGCGGCTTCATCATAATGCATCTGGAATTCTTTGGTTGCTTTAAAATCATTAAACCCGCCCACGATATACAATTCTTTATCCATCGGGTCAGAATCTAAAGAAAAGTGCACCCAAGCATAATCAGCTTCACGAGCAGCATCTCTTTCTAAGCCTAAATCATTTCTTCGGTAATACCAGGCTCCATTTACATCAGGCTGATATTGATAATTTAAAGGATATGCCCAAACCGGATGAAGATATGTTTGATTTACGCCATCTACAATCCCGGTTT from Chryseobacterium indoltheticum encodes the following:
- a CDS encoding NifU family protein — protein: MRTILIEPTENPKVMKFVADYNLIPGSLELDRDSDISEIPLAQELFNYPFVERVFITANFVAIAKQDTVEWEHVVDSLKNVIEDELLANPRIYLQKKKEMIEIYAEMTPNPNAMKFVASKMLMDGFVEVKSRNEAEGVPLAQAIFTEFDFAKEVFISDNFVAVTRDNSVEWHQVMMAVRGYIAEYLQSGGIISNIESQKHENPVEKIINRDYTDDEQKISDILNEYVAPAVENDGGKISLMEYDAANKTAKMLLQGACSGCPSSTATLKGGIENILKQFVPELVERVEAVNG
- the hemH gene encoding ferrochelatase produces the protein MKGILLVNLGSPRSTSVPDVREYLDEFLMDEKVIDYRWFFRALLVQGIILNTRPTKSAEAYKTVWTDEGSPLIVITQKIQKKLQKLVDVPVEIGMRYAQPSIEAGIQKLVDQGVSEIVLFPLYPQYAMSTTETVIEKAEEVRKKKFPGIKINYIQPFYNREIYIDCLAESIREKLPENFDALQFSYHGVPERHIYKTDPTNTCNLNDCCSRENNPSHQFCYRHQCFDVTNSVIKKLGLPKEKVMVTFQSRLGKDKWMEPYTDETLETIGKKGIKNLAIVCPAFVSDCLETLEEISVEGKHQFEHGGGENFHYIPCLNDEDRWIDVVKTLCEEKLNEFYLV